Proteins found in one Melospiza georgiana isolate bMelGeo1 chromosome 1, bMelGeo1.pri, whole genome shotgun sequence genomic segment:
- the TCAIM gene encoding T-cell activation inhibitor, mitochondrial gives MFCCLRTVRRLWLDKILLQCTRQSRTLSGADAINALRPFYFAVHPDFFGQHPKEREVNENSLKRLNGYLENLQKPGFRSFKPTQLTFYVREREPNSSNVQESFSASGFRAVSFTLHTRDLLSTVLDILNSCSLSTDHVQSLNGNSQPHKEAKSTVNRPIKWDKTYYSFTGFKDPEEELEQAQRVETTLLSWLDDNAASAVKKLKKSLPLRKELERLKIELSHELQLSDIRWQRSWGIAHRCSQLHSLGRLVQQRPEILENVKGRTVVFTDRSGMSAAGHIMLGTMDVHHHWTKIFERLPNYYKLQKRLLLLEDRISQLLGGIQVIYIEELQPLLTLEEYFETLNSFYNKLRDSRLPFHPRSLRGLQMILESDRYAPSLHELGHFMIPTICDPAALQWFIFAKAQEARENLKRKEEMMLREKELINASTERFSLDRLYKEPSVSSAQMVDCCKRLLEESLPYLQGMHLCISHFYSVLQDGDLCIPWNWKN, from the exons ATGTTTTGCTGCTTGAGAACCGTGAGAAG GTTGTGGCTGGACAAGATACTGCTGCAGTGCACTCGTCAGTCAAGAACTTTGTCAGGCGCCGATGCCATCAATGCTCTCAGACCTTTCTATTTTGCTGTACATCCAGATTTCTTTGGCCAGCATCCCAAAGAGAGG gaagTAAATGAAAACTCTCTGAAGAGGCTAAATGGCTACTTGGAGAACCTACAGAAACCAGGATTTCGTTCCTTTAAGCCAACTCAGCTTACTTTTTATGTAAGAGAAAGAGAACCAAACTCTTCTAATGTTCAGGAATCCTTCAGTGCTTCAG GGTTTCGAGCGGTCAGTTTTACATTACATACTAGGGATCTTCTGAGCACAGTACTAGATATTCTCAACTCCTGCAGTCTATCTACAGACCATGTTCAGAGTTTGAATGGGAACTCTCAGCCCCACAAGGAAGCAAAAAGCACAGTGAACAGACCTATCAAATGGGATAAGACTTATTATTCATTTACTGGATTCAAGGATCCTGAGGAGGAACTAGAGCAAGCCCAGAGAGTGGAAACAACTTTACT GTCCTGGCTAGATGATAATGCAGCAAGTGCagtaaaaaagctgaaaaagagtTTGCCGCTTAGAAAAGAATTAGAACGTTTAAAAATTGAACTTTCTCATGAACTCCAGCTCTCAGATATCAG gtGGCAGAGAAGCTGGGGCATTGCTCACCGCTGTAGCCAGCTACACAGTCTGGGTCGCTTGGTCCAACAGCGACCTGAAATATTGGAGAATGTTAAAG GACGCACGGTGGTATTTACAGACCGCTCGGGTATGAGTGCAGCAGGTCACATAATGCTGGGGACCATGGATGTTCACCATCACTGGACCAAA ATTTTTGAGAGACTGCCAAATTATTATAAGCTTCAAAAAAGGCTGCTGCTTTTGGAAGATCGGATAAGCCAACTTTTGGGAGGCATCCAAGTAATATACATTGAAGAACTGCAGCCTCTGTTGACTCTAGAAGAGTACTTTGAGACCCTGAACTCTTTCTATAATAAACTACGTGACAGCAGATTACCTTTTCATCCTCGCAGTCTGCGAGGCTTGCAAATGATTCTGGAAAG TGACAGATATGCACCAAGCCTACATGAACTTGGACACTTCATGATCCCAACCATCTGTGATCCAGCAGCTCTTCAATGGTTTATTTTTGCCAAAGCACAGGAAGCAAGAGAgaatttgaaaagaaaggagGA GATGATGCTTAGAGAGAAGGAGCTAATCAACGCTTCCACAGAAAGATTTTCTTTGGACCGGCTGTATAAGGAGCCCAGTGTTTCCAGTGCACAGATGGTAGATTGTTGTAAGAGGCTGCTGGAGGAATCCTTACCCTACCTACAAGGCATGCACCTTTGCATTTCGCATTTCtactctgtgctgcaggatggaGACCTGTGTATACCTTGGAACTGGAAAAACTGA